A section of the Malania oleifera isolate guangnan ecotype guangnan chromosome 2, ASM2987363v1, whole genome shotgun sequence genome encodes:
- the LOC131149163 gene encoding pentatricopeptide repeat-containing protein At2g28050, translating into MSIQKLLKTLKTVKRIRPPSTSPEPDRRIADIVSTIANTSDSNHLLPTTTTSFLSDLNPTTLHGILSDPQIKASNCLHFFNFLLKNEALISFKPDLRAHLTIICRLLKAGRFADAEKLLKYVSTSEILEYPFSAIASAVESCSKEPKVVAKLFNSILKVYSDKKMFKEASATFDFMKNNGIEIDERTCTVHLLALKRLDQLGLALQFFDGMLQSGIEISVYSLTVVVDGLCKGGDLRRGRELTEEMMSRGIKPNIITYNTLIDACTKRWSFEELDEILLLMEKQGVTFDDTTYKLLIDGFSSSGKSENAETLILEMHDKGFVVETYLYNSILGGYCRLGNTESAFSLLDKMAHRGLGPNADTYWTLISSLCRIGDVEGAKICVNEMQNEGIELDEAVFNAMIDGCCKRGFIDEACRLHAMMEKKGFRADTSVCNPIISELCKLNRKNEAKRLLSIIVKRGVTPIDLINTVGCRGSK; encoded by the coding sequence ATGTCAATCCAGAAATTACTCAAAACTCTCAAAACAGTCAAAAGAATCCGGCCTCCTAGCACTTCCCCTGAACCTGATCGAAGGATTGCAGATATCGTCTCCACAATCGCAAACACCTCAGATTCAAATCACCTTCTTCCCACCACCACCACTAGCTTCCTCTCAGATTTGAATCCCACCACACTGCACGGCATTCTCTCAGATCCACAAATCAAAGCCTCAAATTGCTTacatttcttcaattttcttctcAAAAATGAAGCTCTCATCTCCTTCAAGCCTGACCTCCGAGCCCATCTGACCATAATTTGCAGGCTACTCAAGGCCGGAAGGTTCGCAGATGCtgagaaactcttgaaatatGTTTCCACCAGTGAAATTTTAGAGTACCCTTTTTCTGCCATTGCTTCTGCTGTTGAGAGTTgctctaaagaaccaaaggtcGTGGCAAAGTTATTCAATTCGATTCTCAAAGTTTATTCGGATAAAAAGATGTTCAAGGAAGCTTCAGCGACCTTCGATTTTATGAAGAACAACGGAATCGAGATTGATGAGAGGACTTGCACTGTCCATTTACTTGCCCTAAAGAGACTTGATCAGCTGGGGTTAGCTCTACAGTTTTTTGACGGAATGCTTCAATCGGGTATTGAGATTTCTGTGTATTCACTGACTGTTGTGGTGGACGGGTTGTGTAAGGGTGGAGATTTGAGAAGGGGTAGGGAATTGACGGAGGAGATGATGAGTAGAGGGATCAAACCCAacatcattacatacaatacacTAATAGATGCATGTACTAAGAGATGGAGTTTTGAGGAGTTGGATGAAATTTTGCTTCTGATGGAAAAGCAAGGTGTGACTTTCGATGACACCACATATAAGCTTTTGATTGATGGATTTTCAAGCTCTGGCAAGAGTGAAAATGCCGAAACGTTGATTTTGGAGATGCATGACAAAGGTTTCGTAGTGGAAACCTATTTGTACAATTCAATTTTGGGTGGCTACTGCAGATTAGGGAATACAGAAAGTGCATTTTCACTGCTCGATAAAATGGCCCATAGAGGCCTTGGTCCTAATGCCGACACATATTGGACCTTAATCAGTAGCCTCTGCAGAATTGGAGATGTTGAAGGGGCAAAGATATGTGTAAATGAAATGCAGAATGAGGGAATTGAATTAGACGAGGCTGTGTTTAATGCAATGATTGATGGCTGCTGTAAGAGAGGATTCATAGATGAAGCTTGCAGGTTGCATGCCATGATGGAGAAGAAAGGATTTAGAGCTGATACGTCTGTTTGTAATCCTATAATAAGCGAATTATGTAAGTTGAATCGCAAAAACGAGGCAAAGAGGCTTCTGAGCATAATAGTTAAAAGGGGTGTCACACCCATTGATTTGATCAACACTGTGGGATGTCGTGGAAGCAAGTAG